From one Pedobacter faecalis genomic stretch:
- a CDS encoding DNA-3-methyladenine glycosylase I, translating into MAEIIRCDWCGTDPLYVKYHDEEWGKPVYDDKTLFEFLILEGAQAGLSWITILRRRENYRKAFAGFDVEKVAAFDETDVERLMNDPGIIRNRLKVNGAITNARLFIEIQKEFGSFSDYIWGFLPGKKPLLNEVKGMKDVPARTTISDAIAKDMKKRGFKFFGTTICYAHMQATGMVNDHRVDCISR; encoded by the coding sequence ATGGCAGAGATTATCCGGTGCGACTGGTGTGGAACAGACCCGCTTTATGTGAAGTATCATGATGAAGAATGGGGTAAGCCCGTTTATGATGATAAGACCTTATTCGAATTCCTGATCCTGGAAGGCGCACAGGCAGGTCTAAGCTGGATCACGATCCTGAGGCGCCGGGAAAACTATCGGAAGGCATTTGCGGGGTTTGATGTTGAAAAGGTTGCGGCATTTGATGAGACGGACGTTGAGCGCTTGATGAACGACCCCGGAATTATCAGAAACCGCCTCAAGGTGAATGGCGCCATCACCAATGCCAGGCTGTTCATTGAAATACAAAAAGAGTTCGGCTCCTTTTCGGACTATATCTGGGGCTTTCTGCCGGGCAAAAAGCCATTGTTGAATGAGGTAAAAGGTATGAAGGATGTTCCGGCCAGGACCACTATTTCCGATGCGATTGCCAAAGACATGAAAAAGCGGGGCTTTAAATTTTTCGGTACAACGATATGTTACGCCCATATGCAGGCCACCGGAATGGTGAACGATCACCGGGTAGATTGTATCAGCAGGTAG
- a CDS encoding MGMT family protein, which translates to MEQSFYDQVFELVRLVPEGRVTSYGAIAKSLGAGGSARMVGYAMAHAGKAHPPVPAQRVVNSSGLLTGKFHFETPERMQELLEAEGIVVKNNKVQNFKAVFWDPLIELNG; encoded by the coding sequence ATGGAGCAAAGCTTTTATGATCAGGTGTTTGAGCTGGTGAGGCTGGTGCCCGAAGGGCGGGTCACCTCGTATGGGGCCATAGCAAAAAGTCTAGGCGCTGGAGGTTCTGCTAGAATGGTCGGTTATGCCATGGCACATGCAGGAAAAGCGCATCCTCCGGTTCCCGCGCAGCGTGTGGTTAATAGCAGTGGCCTGCTAACCGGCAAATTTCATTTCGAAACACCGGAACGGATGCAGGAGCTTCTCGAAGCAGAAGGAATTGTGGTGAAGAACAATAAGGTGCAGAACTTTAAAGCGGTGTTTTGGGATCCGCTTATAGAGTTAAATGGTTAA
- the trmB gene encoding tRNA (guanosine(46)-N7)-methyltransferase TrmB: MGKDKLRKFAEIDTFANVYQLDAGKPLKGRWAAEHFKNNNPVVLELACGKGEYSVGLAKLFPKKNFIGVDLKGNRIWRGARTGIDENIANLAFLRIQIEDIMDYFGEAEVDEIWITFPDPQPQLSRERKRLTFPGFLDKYRTFLKKGGKINLKTDNDGLYAYTAEKVAELGLVCHKQTDHLYQSEFDNEVLRIKTHYERIYLKHDKNINYIQFSFE, encoded by the coding sequence TTGGGTAAAGATAAATTAAGGAAGTTCGCGGAGATCGATACTTTCGCCAACGTATACCAGCTCGACGCCGGAAAGCCGTTAAAGGGCAGGTGGGCAGCTGAACATTTCAAGAATAACAATCCGGTTGTGCTGGAGCTCGCCTGCGGCAAGGGAGAGTACTCTGTGGGTCTCGCCAAACTGTTTCCAAAAAAGAATTTTATAGGGGTAGACCTCAAAGGAAACAGGATATGGCGTGGTGCGCGGACGGGCATTGATGAGAATATCGCTAATCTGGCTTTTTTAAGAATCCAGATCGAAGACATCATGGATTATTTTGGAGAAGCAGAGGTGGATGAGATCTGGATCACCTTCCCCGATCCGCAGCCGCAGTTGAGCCGCGAGCGTAAGCGGCTTACCTTTCCCGGCTTTCTCGACAAGTATCGTACCTTCCTGAAAAAGGGCGGCAAGATCAACCTGAAGACAGACAATGACGGCTTATACGCCTATACCGCTGAGAAGGTCGCCGAACTCGGGCTGGTTTGCCATAAGCAGACCGATCACCTGTATCAGTCGGAATTTGACAATGAGGTGCTGCGCATTAAGACGCATTACGAGCGTATTTATTTGAAACACGATAAAAATATCAATTACATACAGTTCTCTTTCGAGTAA
- the fcl gene encoding GDP-L-fucose synthase, which yields MEKNAKVYIAGHRGMVGSAIYRKLVKEGFSNIVTRTSAELDLRDQQAVASFFETERPEYVFLAAAKVGGIVANNTYRADFLYENLAIQNNVIHQSYLNGVKKLMFLGSSCIYPKLAPQPLKEEYLLTGPLEETNEPYAIAKIAGIKMADAYRDQYGCNFISVMPTNLYGYNDNYHPQNSHVLPALIRRFHEAKVNNSPEVVIWGSGSPMREFLFADDLAEACYFLMESYNESGLVNIGTGEDLSIKDLAGLIKKVVGYEGELRFDSSKPDGTPRKLMDVSKLHAQGWKHKIELEEGIALAYQDFLKKHS from the coding sequence GTGGAAAAAAACGCAAAAGTATATATCGCCGGCCACCGGGGGATGGTGGGTTCGGCCATTTACCGCAAGCTGGTCAAGGAAGGTTTCAGCAATATCGTCACCCGCACATCTGCGGAACTGGACTTGAGAGATCAGCAGGCTGTTGCCAGTTTCTTTGAAACTGAGCGGCCCGAATATGTGTTTCTTGCCGCTGCTAAGGTTGGCGGTATCGTAGCTAATAATACATATCGTGCCGATTTCCTTTATGAAAACCTGGCCATACAGAACAACGTGATTCACCAGTCGTATCTGAACGGGGTCAAAAAGCTGATGTTTCTGGGTTCAAGCTGTATTTATCCCAAACTAGCCCCTCAGCCTTTGAAGGAAGAGTATTTGCTTACTGGGCCGCTGGAGGAAACCAATGAGCCTTATGCTATCGCGAAGATTGCAGGCATCAAGATGGCCGATGCCTATCGCGACCAGTATGGCTGCAACTTCATTTCGGTGATGCCAACAAACCTCTATGGATATAATGATAACTATCACCCGCAGAACTCGCATGTGTTGCCTGCCTTGATCCGTCGTTTTCACGAAGCTAAAGTGAATAACAGTCCCGAGGTTGTTATCTGGGGTTCGGGCTCACCCATGCGGGAGTTCCTCTTTGCTGATGACCTGGCCGAGGCCTGCTATTTCCTGATGGAAAGCTATAACGAATCCGGACTGGTAAATATCGGCACAGGCGAAGACCTGAGCATCAAAGACCTGGCCGGCCTCATCAAAAAGGTGGTCGGCTATGAAGGTGAACTAAGATTCGACAGCTCTAAACCCGATGGCACGCCGCGCAAACTGATGGATGTGTCTAAGCTGCACGCCCAGGGCTGGAAGCATAAAATCGAACTTGAAGAAGGCATAGCGCTGGCGTATCAGGATTTTCTCAAAAAGCATAGTTAA
- a CDS encoding hydrogen peroxide-inducible genes activator, with protein MTLVQLEYIVAVDTYRSFVGAAEKCFVTQPTLSMQIQKLEETLGVKLFDRSKQPIVPTEIGAQIIDQARLVLHESNKIKELINTQQKDISGELRIGIIPTIAPYLLPKVIAAMMEKYPDLRLLIWEYTTEDIMHHLKTGVLDCGILATPLADPGIEEYPLYYEDFVSYISKNSRLYKKKAVEAEDLETENIWLLNEGHCMRSQVLNICRSTKQNRLQGLTYNTGSVETLIRMVDMNDGATLLPELALEELSNKQLSKVRHFKSPQPVREVSLVTNKNFIKKRMLNALAEEILNVVPKTMKQKKKKDIVGI; from the coding sequence ATGACCTTAGTTCAGCTCGAATATATTGTGGCGGTTGATACCTACAGAAGTTTTGTGGGCGCTGCAGAAAAGTGCTTTGTAACACAACCTACGCTCAGTATGCAAATCCAGAAACTGGAAGAAACACTAGGCGTAAAACTGTTCGACCGCAGCAAACAGCCTATTGTCCCTACCGAAATCGGGGCGCAAATTATTGATCAGGCCCGGCTGGTGCTGCATGAAAGCAATAAGATCAAAGAACTGATCAACACCCAGCAAAAAGACATCAGCGGAGAGCTGCGTATAGGGATTATTCCGACAATTGCCCCCTACCTTCTGCCAAAGGTTATTGCGGCCATGATGGAGAAGTACCCCGACCTGCGCCTGCTGATCTGGGAGTACACGACAGAAGATATTATGCATCACCTGAAGACTGGCGTACTTGATTGTGGTATTCTTGCCACGCCCCTTGCCGATCCGGGAATCGAGGAATATCCGCTATACTATGAAGATTTCGTAAGCTACATTAGCAAGAACAGTCGCCTTTACAAGAAGAAAGCGGTAGAAGCCGAAGACCTGGAGACAGAAAATATCTGGCTGCTTAACGAGGGCCACTGCATGCGCTCGCAGGTGCTTAACATCTGCCGGTCCACCAAGCAAAACCGCCTGCAGGGGCTCACTTATAACACCGGCAGCGTGGAGACCCTGATACGCATGGTAGACATGAACGATGGCGCCACATTACTGCCCGAACTGGCGCTGGAAGAACTAAGCAACAAACAACTCAGCAAAGTCCGGCATTTCAAATCGCCGCAACCGGTGCGGGAAGTGAGCCTGGTGACCAATAAGAATTTCATAAAAAAGCGAATGCTGAATGCACTCGCTGAAGAGATCCTGAATGTGGTGCCCAAGACCATGAAGCAGAAAAAGAAAAAAGATATTGTGGGCATATAG
- a CDS encoding OmpA family protein, translated as MKMLKNPLTFMMIGLMAVSLQACKTKKIAAKPTPPVAETKPEPVRPVPPAPPAPEKPAPAPEKPNYNFRNVLFEFDSGVLKTASFETLDQIAREMKKDPSVKFILHGHSSVEGSAEHNMSLSNDRANSVKSYLINAGISANNLTIKAHGSTQPTASNSTEEGRAKNRRVEFEVQK; from the coding sequence ATGAAAATGTTAAAGAACCCGCTAACCTTCATGATGATCGGCCTCATGGCTGTTTCACTGCAGGCTTGCAAAACGAAGAAGATTGCCGCTAAGCCAACGCCGCCGGTGGCAGAGACTAAGCCAGAACCCGTAAGACCGGTCCCGCCAGCACCTCCGGCGCCGGAGAAGCCAGCCCCAGCACCGGAAAAGCCAAATTATAATTTTAGAAATGTGCTTTTTGAGTTCGATTCGGGAGTACTTAAAACGGCTTCTTTTGAAACGCTTGATCAAATTGCCAGGGAGATGAAGAAAGATCCTTCGGTAAAGTTTATCCTGCACGGACATTCGTCTGTGGAAGGTTCTGCAGAACACAATATGTCGCTTTCAAATGATCGGGCCAATTCTGTGAAGTCATACCTGATCAATGCCGGCATCAGCGCAAACAACCTGACCATTAAAGCCCACGGGTCTACACAGCCGACTGCTTCAAACAGTACTGAAGAAGGACGTGCGAAGAACAGACGTGTGGAATTTGAAGTGCAGAAATAA
- a CDS encoding superoxide dismutase — protein sequence MAFELPALPYATDALEPHIDKQTMEIHHGKHHQAYVTNLNKALEGKPEANQSIEEIIKNISKFPAAVRNNGGGHYNHSLFWQVIGPNKGGEPTGELAEAINSAFGSFADFKTKFAEAGATRFGSGWAWLSVGADKKLIVSSTPNQDNPLMDVAEVKGTPILGMDVWEHAYYLKYQNRRPDYIAAFWNVVNWDAVAERFKKA from the coding sequence ATGGCTTTTGAACTACCTGCGTTACCATACGCAACCGACGCATTAGAACCGCATATCGATAAGCAAACCATGGAAATTCACCATGGCAAGCACCACCAGGCTTATGTAACCAACCTGAATAAAGCTTTAGAAGGTAAGCCTGAGGCCAATCAGAGCATCGAAGAGATCATCAAAAATATTTCAAAGTTCCCGGCAGCGGTTAGAAATAACGGCGGTGGCCACTATAACCACTCCCTTTTCTGGCAGGTTATTGGGCCGAACAAGGGCGGAGAGCCTACTGGCGAACTTGCTGAGGCGATCAATTCCGCCTTCGGATCGTTTGCTGATTTCAAAACTAAGTTTGCCGAAGCAGGCGCTACCCGTTTTGGATCTGGCTGGGCCTGGTTAAGCGTTGGCGCTGATAAAAAGCTGATCGTTTCGTCTACACCAAATCAAGACAACCCGCTAATGGATGTTGCTGAAGTGAAAGGCACGCCTATTTTGGGTATGGATGTATGGGAGCATGCCTATTACCTAAAGTATCAGAACAGACGTCCTGATTATATCGCAGCGTTCTGGAATGTGGTAAACTGGGATGCTGTAGCTGAGCGCTTCAAAAAAGCATAA
- a CDS encoding nucleoside deaminase — MTFYNFSGETQPEAEDEHYMRLALQEAKKAYEAEEIPIGAIVVCKNRIVGRGYNLTEQLNDVTAHAEMQAFTAASQTIGGKYLRDCTLYVTVEPCVMCAGASYWTQISRVVYGASEPKCGFTSKGDKLLHPKTLLKGGVLADECAALMKQFFLNKRG; from the coding sequence ATGACATTTTACAATTTTTCAGGAGAAACACAGCCCGAAGCGGAAGACGAACATTATATGCGGCTGGCCTTGCAGGAAGCGAAAAAGGCTTACGAGGCAGAAGAGATCCCTATCGGCGCAATTGTGGTATGCAAGAACAGGATCGTGGGGCGGGGCTACAACCTGACCGAACAGCTTAATGATGTCACTGCTCATGCCGAGATGCAGGCTTTTACTGCAGCCTCGCAAACCATTGGCGGAAAGTATTTGCGTGACTGTACACTCTATGTAACCGTAGAGCCTTGTGTGATGTGTGCGGGAGCAAGTTACTGGACACAGATCAGCCGGGTGGTGTACGGCGCTTCTGAGCCTAAATGCGGTTTTACTTCTAAAGGCGATAAGCTGCTGCATCCTAAGACACTCCTGAAGGGCGGGGTGCTTGCAGATGAGTGTGCTGCATTGATGAAGCAATTTTTCCTGAACAAAAGGGGTTAA
- a CDS encoding class I SAM-dependent rRNA methyltransferase, translating to MTDVILKKGKEKAALLRHPWIFSGALERLKGKPENGEVVTVRSAANEFLAYAYYNDQSRVALRLLEWKEDAVIDKAWYSDKLSKAIAARKPLLDENTDTCRLVFSEADFLPGLIVDKYADFLSVQILSAGIELVKHDLIDILVELLQPRGVFDKSDAGARKHENLAADQGLLWGEHPPEFLEVKENGIKYHINIAGGQKSGFYCDQRDNRAILAAHAKGKRVLDCFSYSGGFSLNCIKQGAAEVTSVDSSALAIETLQHNISLNGFDKEHQRSIQADVNKQLRAFKDEGRKFDVLVLDPPKYAPSRSALDRAARAYKDLNRLGMLILEPGGLLATFSCSGAVDIETFKQIIAWAALDAGREVQIIGQFSQPEDHPVRASFAEGEYLKGLLLRVL from the coding sequence ATGACTGACGTGATACTAAAGAAAGGCAAAGAAAAGGCGGCATTGCTGCGTCATCCCTGGATATTTTCCGGCGCGCTCGAGCGGTTAAAAGGGAAACCGGAGAACGGTGAGGTTGTAACGGTAAGGTCGGCAGCGAACGAGTTTCTTGCCTATGCATATTACAATGATCAGTCGCGCGTTGCGCTCCGACTGCTGGAATGGAAAGAAGACGCGGTGATAGATAAAGCCTGGTATTCCGACAAACTAAGCAAGGCAATTGCTGCCCGCAAGCCCTTGCTGGATGAAAATACGGATACATGCAGACTGGTATTCAGTGAGGCCGACTTCCTGCCGGGCCTGATTGTCGACAAGTACGCTGATTTCCTGTCGGTACAGATCCTGAGTGCTGGAATTGAGCTGGTTAAACACGACCTGATCGATATTCTTGTTGAACTGCTTCAGCCCAGAGGCGTATTTGATAAGAGCGATGCCGGTGCCCGCAAACACGAGAACCTGGCGGCTGATCAGGGTCTGCTTTGGGGTGAACACCCGCCTGAGTTTCTTGAGGTAAAAGAGAACGGTATTAAATACCATATCAATATTGCCGGGGGACAAAAATCCGGCTTCTATTGCGATCAGCGTGATAACCGGGCGATCCTTGCGGCACACGCAAAGGGTAAAAGGGTTTTGGATTGCTTTTCTTACAGCGGCGGTTTTTCACTTAATTGTATTAAACAAGGTGCTGCCGAGGTTACGAGTGTCGACAGCTCGGCATTAGCCATCGAAACGTTACAGCATAATATCAGCTTGAATGGTTTTGATAAGGAGCATCAAAGGAGCATCCAAGCGGATGTTAACAAACAACTCAGGGCTTTTAAAGACGAAGGCAGAAAATTTGACGTGCTGGTACTCGATCCGCCCAAGTATGCCCCCTCACGGTCGGCGCTCGACCGGGCTGCACGGGCTTATAAGGATCTGAACCGGTTGGGCATGCTTATCCTGGAGCCGGGGGGCTTGCTGGCCACGTTTTCCTGCTCTGGTGCTGTGGATATCGAGACTTTCAAACAGATCATTGCCTGGGCCGCGCTTGATGCCGGCCGGGAGGTACAGATCATCGGACAATTTTCTCAGCCGGAAGACCACCCGGTGCGGGCTTCATTTGCAGAGGGGGAGTATCTGAAGGGCTTGCTGCTCCGCGTTTTATAG
- a CDS encoding DUF6814 family protein, protein MNALKKALGIFWILLGPASIIFLFAQAIEKTGLAPDGVARTNTALQWGIILCIFIPISAGLVVFGYYALKGEYNRLPDE, encoded by the coding sequence ATGAACGCATTAAAAAAGGCATTAGGCATATTCTGGATCCTGCTCGGACCAGCATCGATCATTTTCCTGTTTGCTCAGGCTATTGAGAAAACCGGGCTGGCCCCGGATGGTGTGGCCAGAACCAACACGGCACTTCAATGGGGAATTATCCTTTGTATATTCATCCCGATCAGCGCCGGACTGGTTGTTTTTGGCTATTATGCGCTTAAAGGCGAGTACAACAGGCTTCCCGACGAGTAG
- a CDS encoding MFS transporter gives MNGESKQNNIFKVIGASSLGTLIEWYDFYIFGSLATIIGTQLFPADAGASALINTLAIFAAGFIVRPFGALVFGRLGDLIGRKYTFLLTLVLMGGSTFLIGLIPSYSSIGYAAPILVLILRLVQGLALGGEYGGAATYVAEHAPANKRGFFTSWIQTTATGGLFLSLGVIVFTKNLLGAEAFSDWGWRVPFLLSILLVGVSIYIRMKMHESPMFTKLKTEGKVSKNPLKESFRNKANFKMVLLALFGATMGQGVIWYTGQFYAQSFLENTCKLDFNDSRYILLWAIAFATPFFIVFGSWSDRVGRKWIMLAGMLLGVVLYRPIYQIFLNDTDFSNIPQTEVRSRLEGAVTKSLDVKTGDSLTLIQTHYELHDGTAFTKEQLITKKPDNWMSTAEPVYKDKKLSSPVFWKFVALVFFQILLVTMVYGPIAAFLVELFPTKIRYTSMSLPYHIGNGVFGGLVPFVATLIASFPGSTPLSGLWYPIGIAALSFVIGAVYLSNRKPDHGEADH, from the coding sequence ATGAACGGCGAAAGCAAACAGAACAATATTTTTAAAGTTATCGGGGCCTCTTCACTTGGAACCCTCATTGAATGGTACGACTTCTATATTTTCGGAAGTCTGGCCACCATCATAGGCACGCAATTATTCCCTGCTGATGCGGGTGCCTCGGCGCTGATCAACACCCTGGCGATCTTTGCCGCTGGATTTATAGTCAGGCCCTTTGGAGCGCTTGTGTTTGGTCGCCTGGGCGATCTGATCGGGCGTAAGTATACTTTTCTCCTTACGCTGGTCCTCATGGGTGGGTCGACCTTCCTCATCGGTCTTATCCCATCGTATTCCAGCATTGGATATGCGGCTCCTATACTCGTTCTCATACTCCGACTGGTGCAGGGGCTTGCCCTTGGAGGAGAATACGGAGGTGCGGCTACTTATGTTGCCGAACACGCGCCCGCTAATAAAAGGGGCTTCTTCACCAGCTGGATACAGACCACGGCGACGGGTGGACTCTTTCTCTCGCTGGGTGTCATCGTGTTTACCAAAAACCTGCTGGGTGCAGAAGCGTTTTCCGACTGGGGCTGGCGTGTGCCTTTCCTGCTCTCCATCCTGCTTGTCGGTGTTTCCATCTATATCCGGATGAAGATGCACGAGTCACCCATGTTCACCAAACTCAAGACCGAAGGCAAGGTGTCCAAAAATCCGCTTAAGGAGAGCTTCAGGAACAAAGCCAATTTCAAGATGGTTCTGCTGGCTTTGTTTGGCGCTACGATGGGACAAGGTGTGATCTGGTATACCGGGCAGTTTTACGCCCAGTCCTTTCTGGAGAATACCTGCAAACTCGATTTCAACGACTCCCGTTATATCCTGCTTTGGGCCATCGCCTTTGCGACGCCATTTTTTATTGTCTTCGGGTCATGGAGCGACAGGGTAGGGCGGAAATGGATTATGCTGGCTGGCATGCTCCTGGGCGTCGTGTTATACAGGCCCATATACCAGATCTTCCTTAACGATACGGACTTCAGTAACATTCCGCAAACAGAAGTGCGTAGTCGGCTCGAAGGCGCTGTTACCAAATCGCTGGATGTGAAGACAGGCGATAGCCTTACCTTGATTCAAACGCATTATGAGCTGCATGATGGTACGGCCTTTACGAAAGAACAGCTGATCACCAAGAAGCCGGACAACTGGATGAGCACCGCAGAGCCGGTATACAAAGACAAAAAATTATCTTCCCCCGTCTTTTGGAAGTTCGTTGCACTTGTGTTTTTCCAGATCCTGCTGGTCACTATGGTTTACGGCCCAATTGCAGCATTCCTCGTAGAACTCTTCCCCACAAAGATCCGATACACCTCCATGTCGCTTCCTTATCATATAGGCAACGGGGTGTTTGGCGGACTGGTGCCCTTCGTTGCTACCTTAATCGCTAGTTTCCCTGGTTCCACGCCGCTATCAGGCTTGTGGTATCCTATAGGCATAGCCGCTTTAAGTTTTGTTATAGGCGCCGTCTATCTGTCCAATCGTAAACCCGATCACGGCGAAGCCGATCATTAA
- a CDS encoding nucleoid-associated protein: protein MISFFEASLSELSIHRIGNKSQDEFYVLSEQSVSISDNLLSNLLQQYFLGQFEKVNEIYRFYHPNADLNLNEVYHFVASIFEDGQQFHSHSQEIAKHLYEVSGHPKIKSGELYVAYFENVQIEGGLHDAIGIFKSETKETYLKVYPENSGFGLSYEQDAINISKLDKGCLIFNTDKEEGYRVAVIDQTNRSSEAVYWKDEFLKLRVRNDNFNQTNSVLGVYKSFVTEKLDEEFEISKADKIDLLNKSMKYFKEKESFDLDEFSNEVIGNAEGIESFKSYKKSYEEEFDTAIPDSFDISGAAVKKQARVYKSVLKLDKNFHIYIHGDKELIEKGFDDDKSMNYYKVYFREEQ, encoded by the coding sequence ATGATTTCATTTTTTGAGGCCTCCTTATCCGAACTGTCTATACACCGGATAGGAAATAAATCGCAGGACGAGTTTTACGTTTTGTCGGAGCAATCCGTTTCAATTTCAGACAATTTGCTAAGCAACCTGTTGCAGCAATACTTCCTTGGGCAGTTCGAAAAGGTCAATGAGATTTACAGGTTCTACCATCCGAACGCCGATCTGAACCTGAACGAGGTCTACCACTTCGTCGCAAGCATATTTGAAGACGGGCAGCAATTCCACAGCCACAGTCAGGAAATAGCCAAACACCTGTACGAGGTATCGGGCCACCCCAAGATCAAGTCGGGAGAACTTTATGTCGCCTATTTTGAAAACGTTCAAATAGAAGGCGGGCTTCATGATGCCATCGGGATATTTAAATCTGAGACCAAGGAAACCTACCTTAAGGTGTACCCGGAAAACAGTGGCTTCGGGCTAAGCTATGAACAGGATGCTATCAACATCAGTAAGCTCGACAAAGGCTGCCTTATTTTCAATACCGATAAGGAAGAAGGTTATCGCGTTGCCGTCATCGACCAGACCAACCGTAGCAGCGAAGCCGTGTACTGGAAAGATGAATTTCTAAAGCTTCGGGTTCGTAACGACAATTTCAACCAGACCAACAGCGTACTGGGCGTTTATAAGAGCTTTGTTACCGAAAAGCTCGATGAAGAGTTTGAGATCTCCAAGGCCGACAAGATCGACCTGCTCAATAAGTCGATGAAATACTTCAAAGAAAAGGAGAGTTTTGATTTGGATGAGTTCTCCAATGAAGTGATCGGTAATGCCGAAGGGATCGAATCTTTCAAAAGTTATAAAAAGAGCTACGAAGAAGAATTCGATACAGCCATTCCCGACAGTTTTGATATCTCGGGCGCGGCTGTGAAAAAGCAGGCGCGGGTATACAAGAGTGTACTTAAACTTGACAAAAACTTCCACATTTATATTCATGGCGACAAAGAGCTTATCGAAAAGGGCTTTGACGATGATAAGTCCATGAACTACTACAAGGTTTACTTCCGCGAAGAACAATAA
- a CDS encoding TerC family protein: MEFLSSPEAWISLLTLTVLEIVLGIDNIIFISILSGKLPVHQQKKGRQVGLALAMITRVLLLLSLSWVMTLTAEIFNLGSLIGVSSTEWLQKLSISGRDLILILGGLFLIYKSTHEIHDKLESEEEKEVKGKVHSFAGVIAQILILDIVFSLDSVITAVGMADHVEIMIAAVVIAVVIMMVSAGAISTFVNKHPTVKMLALSFLLLIGVSLLAEGLDQHIPKGYIYFAMAFSVLVEMLNLKMKKNAERPVTLRNMPNEGDVKEQAQ, from the coding sequence ATGGAATTTTTGAGCAGCCCCGAGGCCTGGATATCATTATTAACGCTGACGGTACTGGAGATCGTTCTCGGCATAGACAACATCATTTTTATTTCCATCTTATCCGGCAAGCTGCCTGTCCACCAGCAAAAGAAGGGCAGACAGGTAGGACTGGCGCTGGCCATGATCACCCGTGTGCTCCTGTTGCTATCGTTGAGCTGGGTTATGACCCTTACCGCAGAGATATTCAACCTTGGCAGCCTGATTGGGGTAAGCAGTACAGAGTGGCTGCAAAAACTCTCCATTTCGGGGCGCGACCTGATCCTGATCCTGGGTGGGCTCTTCCTGATCTATAAGAGTACCCATGAGATCCATGACAAGCTGGAAAGCGAAGAAGAAAAAGAAGTCAAGGGTAAAGTGCACAGTTTTGCCGGTGTCATCGCTCAGATCCTTATTCTGGATATCGTGTTCTCGCTCGACTCGGTGATTACCGCTGTAGGTATGGCCGACCACGTGGAGATCATGATCGCCGCAGTTGTCATTGCCGTCGTGATCATGATGGTATCCGCTGGCGCTATCAGTACTTTCGTAAATAAGCATCCCACCGTCAAAATGCTTGCCCTGTCGTTCCTTCTTCTTATAGGGGTATCTTTACTTGCAGAGGGCCTGGATCAGCATATTCCAAAAGGCTACATTTATTTTGCCATGGCATTCTCTGTACTTGTAGAGATGCTTAACCTGAAGATGAAGAAAAATGCGGAGCGACCTGTAACATTACGTAATATGCCAAATGAGGGCGATGTTAAGGAGCAGGCACAGTAA